Genomic segment of Ailuropoda melanoleuca isolate Jingjing chromosome 1, ASM200744v2, whole genome shotgun sequence:
CTTTATCTAGTTGGCTTTTATTGTGGGTTCTGTCTTATAATAGCTTTGCACTCTGAGTTATTAAAAGCCCAGTACTATGCTATTTGTTCCCCTTTTGCCTCAAAACAGTTAATTTGTTTTCTGACTTGGGTCCCAGGATAGTTTTGATACATGGTAGATATTCTCACATTGCAATATTCTACCACTAACTATCATattccaaagtgactgtattaTGATAAAGCAAAACATTTGGTCTATGGCTGCTTCAAACTTTAGTGAGGAACTCAGATTTATTTGAGATAGTTTACACCAAGCCAACAACTTTTGAAggctgaaataaaatttaaggccTGCAGAATAAATATACGCCAGACGTTTTCCTCTAGAGTGTGGGCATgaacttttctccattttataacacttttatgtggaattcttgagacacaagaaaaatagatatataaagagacatatatataGTGTTTCAATATTCTATGTTTACCCCATCAATCCTTGTCAAGTAAATATTGTCCTACTCAAAACTATTTGACAAAATGAattattctattaaatatttaagacttACTTAGTGGGAAAGATTTCTATCCCAGAAATTTCAAAGCATTAATTAGTTTCCCTCATCTGCAGCCTATACTTAGGGAAGgatacccgccccccccccatgaacAACACAGAGCTGCCAGGGACATAAGAGGGGGCAGAGCCAAGTCATAAATCAAATTTCAAGTGACTTGCTGGGGCTGCCCCCGATCAGGGGAGCCCTCATCCTTCCCTGCTTTACAGACATACACCTGAGACTGAGGTCACATTAGAACACATCAGGAAAAAGAGCAGGATCACTGTTTTCAATATATTAATTATGGGAGTAATAAAAATTCAGTAGAAGGGACCTTATGTGTTTAACAATGgtgtttttaggggcgcctgggtggcatagcggttaagcgtctgccgtgatcccggcgttctggggatccataacgagccccacatcaggctcctctgctatgagcctgcttcttcctctcccactccccctgcttgtgttccctctctctctggctgtctctatctctgtcaaataaataaataaaatctttttttaaaaaaatggtgtttttatCCACCAGCATACATTTTTCTGTGCAACAGTAATACCAGCCTGAAACTGGAACTTTGGTGACGAGAtgaggtggagggaaagagagaaggaaagagcctTGAGCTACATTGGCcagtaaaaaatggaaatgaatggagTCGGTTTCAGAATTTAGATTTCATTGTAGTTTTCCTAATAGAAAAAGGAATATGTGAGAGAAGACTAGGATAGGATCCTTTCTGATGTTGGCGTGTTTCTCAAGTGTTTTGAAGGAAACCCAAATCTTTCTTTTATCATTGCCCGTATCAGCAACTCCATCATAATATCACTGACTAGAGGTCTGCCTCTTGCTAGGTCAATAACCCCCGAAGTGAAGCTCACTGATGTGTGGAGGTACTTAAAAAAAGTCACAGTTCAAAAGCTAAAATCACTGCTACGAGGTATGAAGAAGAGAAGATCAGAGGAGACCTAGAGTCTGCTGAAAGATAGTTATTCGAAGATTAGTAGGAAGCAAATCTCCTAATCAAGGATTTTAACTCTAATAAAAGGGAACTTCTTTGGTTGAACTACAATAGCAGATAAGAGCgtaaaaatggcaatttttaaaCCTGTGCCTGTAAGCtacaaaactaacaaaaatgcCTACAGTTGAACCCCAATGAATACATACTTGCTAGTTATACTGGATCACGAAAGAGTTTTCCTAATTAATTCAAATAAACTAGCATTTCCAAAGCACCTCCCATGTGCAAGGTACTGTGCTAACGACAGCggaaaatttttacaaatgataataacaatagcaCAAGACATGTTCCCAGGCTCTGGAGGATTTGTTAAGACTTATTGAATAAAACAGGATTAATTATATATGAACTGAGAGAGCCTAATAAGTGGAAAGAATCTCATACCCTTATTGGAATCATTATGTTTGCAGCAAATGTGGACTGGTATGATTTGGGGAATTATCAGTTCACTCTTTCTGCAGTGAAAGACTGTTTTCCTCACTTTGATGTAAATAAAAGGAGTATTTTTGTCATCATCACCTTAAAAATCTAAAAGTAGCATCTTGGGTGTGCAACAGAAAGTTAGATCAAAAGGCTCGTCAGTGTCAGAAGAGAAAAGGATACCTTTAAGGCaggtaaggggaaaaaagttaatgtgttttttaattcctggatttaaagaaacaaacaatatcTTCAAGACAGAAGTCAAAAAGCACCTCAGTCTCCAGggcaaatgcaaataaagaaaaccacaacCACAACCACCAAACACCAATCAGGGTGGTGTTCCTTGTAGACCCTTTCTGAGGATTGgtagaaactgcatttttttaatctctgtttttaTGCTTGTCCCAAAATCTTTTAAGGGGTGGGGTGGTGCGggtggtggggaagaggcagCCACAATATAAAAGAAGCCACCTTGTGACTTCAAAAATTTATACAAAAACTTCCTAGAGAAGTAAATACCAGATTTGGCAACTGATCCTTAGCGATGGACCCAGAAGCAACCTCggtttatttggattatttctatgCTACCAGCAAAAATCCTGATCTTGAGGACACCCACTCCCACGTTCCTTATACGGCGgtcttccttccagtcttttaCACAGCTGTGTTCCTGACTGGAGTGTTGGGGAACCTCGTCCTCATGAGTGCCTTGCACTTCAAACAGGGCAGCCGAAGACTCATTGACATCTTCATCATCAACCTGGCCGtgtctgacttcatttttctcatcacGTTGCCTCTCTGGGTGGATAAAGAAGCATCTTTAGGACTGTGGAGGACAGGGGCTTTCCTGTGCAAAGGCAGCTCCTACATGATCTCAGTCAACATGCACTGCAGTGTCTTCTTGCTCACCTGCATGAGTGTGGACCGCTACCTGGCCATCGTGTGTCCAGCCATGTCCAGGAAATTCAGGAGGAGAGACTGTGCATATGGAGTCTGTGCCAGTGTCTGGTTTACCTCCTGCCTTTTGGGTTTGCCTACTCTTCTGTCCAGGGAACTCACCCTGATTGATGATAAGCCATACTGTGCAGAGAAGAGGGCTACGTCAATGAAACTGACTTGGGCCCTGGTGgccttaatttttactttctttgtccCTTTGGTGAGCATTGTGACCTGCTACTGTTGCATCACAAGGAGGCTGTGTGCGCATTACCAACACTCGGGAAAACATAACAGAAAGCTGAGGAAATCCATAAAGATCATCTTTATTGTCGTGGCAGCCTTTGTCTTTTCCTGGCTGCCCTTCAATACTTTCAAGCTCCTGGCCATTGTCTCTGGGCTGCAGCAAGAAGTCTACTTTTCCTCAGCTTTTCTCCAGCTGGGCATGGAGGTGAGTGGGCCTTTGGCATTTGCCAACAGCTGCGTCAACCCTTTCATTTACTATATCTTTGACAGCTACATCCGCCGGGCCATCGTGCGCTGCCTGTGCCCTTGCGTCAAAAACTATGACTTTGGGAGCAGCACGGAGACATCAGATAGTCACCTCACTAAGGCTCTCTCCAACTTCATTCATGTAGAGGATTTTgccagaaggaggaagaggtctGTGTCACTCTGAAAGGGACTGTGACATTTCGAGGTCTTGGTAGACTGGAGAGTTAATTTGTGTCAgcaacaaaga
This window contains:
- the GPR15 gene encoding G-protein coupled receptor 15 isoform X2; translated protein: MDPEATSVYLDYFYATSKNPDLEDTHSHVPYTAVFLPVFYTAVFLTGVLGNLVLMSALHFKQGSRRLIDIFIINLAVSDFIFLITLPLWVDKEASLGLWRTGAFLCKGSSYMISVNMHCSVFLLTCMSVDRYLAIVCPAMSRKFRRRDCAYGVCASVWFTSCLLGLPTLLSRELTLIDDKPYCAEKRATSMKLTWALVALIFTFFVPLVSIVTCYCCITRRLCAHYQHSGKHNRKLRKSIKIIFIVVAAFVFSWLPFNTFKLLAIVSGLQQEVYFSSAFLQLGMEQVMKNLIWTIQRLLHVRKGQLSLFLPNPTLKDNSI
- the GPR15 gene encoding G-protein coupled receptor 15 isoform X3, translating into MDPEATSVYLDYFYATSKNPDLEDTHSHVPYTAVFLPVFYTAVFLTGVLGNLVLMSALHFKQGSRRLIDIFIINLAVSDFIFLITLPLWVDKEASLGLWRTGAFLCKGSSYMISVNMHCSVFLLTCMSVDRYLAIVCPAMSRKFRRRDCAYGVCASVWFTSCLLGLPTLLSRELTLIDDKPYCAEKRATSMKLTWALVALIFTFFVPLVSIVTCYCCITRRLCAHYQHSGKHNRKLRKSIKIIFIVVAAFVFSWLPFNTFKLLAIVSGLQQEVYFSSAFLQLGMEVMKNLIWTIQRLLHVRKGQLSLFLPNPTLKDNSI
- the GPR15 gene encoding G-protein coupled receptor 15 isoform X1; amino-acid sequence: MDPEATSVYLDYFYATSKNPDLEDTHSHVPYTAVFLPVFYTAVFLTGVLGNLVLMSALHFKQGSRRLIDIFIINLAVSDFIFLITLPLWVDKEASLGLWRTGAFLCKGSSYMISVNMHCSVFLLTCMSVDRYLAIVCPAMSRKFRRRDCAYGVCASVWFTSCLLGLPTLLSRELTLIDDKPYCAEKRATSMKLTWALVALIFTFFVPLVSIVTCYCCITRRLCAHYQHSGKHNRKLRKSIKIIFIVVAAFVFSWLPFNTFKLLAIVSGLQQEVYFSSAFLQLGMEVSGPLAFANSCVNPFIYYIFDSYIRRAIVRCLCPCVKNYDFGSSTETSDSHLTKALSNFIHVEDFARRRKRSVSL